In a single window of the Coffea eugenioides isolate CCC68of chromosome 3, Ceug_1.0, whole genome shotgun sequence genome:
- the LOC113765108 gene encoding peptidyl-prolyl cis-trans isomerase CYP95-like — protein MSKHKPLVFLDVSIDGDPFERMIFELFTDVAPKTAENFRALCTVGEEGEISRAKRPLHYKGTFFHRIIKGSWAKAGDLLRRDGNYGESIYGDKFPDEPPKLKHDGPGLLSMAIADRDERGSQFILTFKADHHLDRKCVVFGKLVHGNEVLKKIENTGDEDGRPSVTVKIVNCGELHWDKRKLHKLKQGKDVSPEANSHELRRKAKHKKSSKERRKRRRKHYSSESDTSSDDDTESSESDSDSDSDRTSSTYDSSSSDDRRRKRKRSKRDKHRRGKKDRRREKRRKRRDKQSKRKSRRASDSLSGSETGSESGSKDNDGEAQVLARKPKNFERNQSPPVEEGEAALVRENRGGSTDMFEGEEGEFPKENGEPQSNGIGVETRSLKNADKQPDLVDDHPDKSRSRSMSSKRTMSKSMSISPKRSSSGGRSVSRKRSMSRSRSASISDQRQLRRSRSITPVRSASSRSPARSVSRSPVRSKRGVSRSVSPPVRARTRRSSSPSASPPRRPTRSPPRTSSRRSSYKSASRSPVRSSRRSLSRSPSQRRKSVSRSPVRLTRRSVSRSSGRAPSKRSPSRSSGRAPSRNNRRSYSRSPRSGIRRVRSPVFDRRRSSSSPSGGESPKRVRRGRGFSERYSYVRRYRSRSPDRSPVRSYRYGGRSDRDRYPSYRRSPRRYRSPPRGRTPPRYRGRRSRSRSRSVSHSPIRYRRRYSRSPVRSRSPVDRCHGSPRVERRRSPSRSRSVSESESSLASQSPKRVSKEKSRSSSGSPPGRPGLVSYGDGSPDSGRD, from the exons ATGAGTAAACACAAGCCTTTGGTGTTTTTGGACGTGTCTATTGATGGTGACCCTTTTGAGAGAATGATATTCGAG CTTTTCACCGATGTTGCTCCAAAGACTGCTGAAAATTTTCGTGCACTTTGTACAGTTG GGGAGGAAGGCGAAATTTCAAGAGCTAAGAGACCCCTCCATTACAAAGGAACTTTCTTCCATAGGATTATTAAAGGATCCTGGGCTAAG GCTGGTGATTTGCTTAGACGAGATG GTAATTATGGAGAAAGTATATATGGTGACAAATTTCCAG ATGAGCCTCCTAAGCTCAAACATGACGGGCCTGGTCTTCTATCAATGGCAATTGCTGATCGTGATGAACGCGGCTCACAGTTCATTCTAACATTTAAAGCTGATCATCATCTCGACAG GAAATGCGTTGTGTTCGGGAAACTTGTGCATGGGAATGAAGTTCTGAAGAAGATTGAAAATACTGGAGATGAAGATGGCAGACCTTCTGTAACTGTGAAGATAGTCAATTGTGGTGAACTACACTGGG ACAAGAGGAAGCTGCATAAACTGAAACAGGGAAAGGATGTTTCTCCTGAGGCCAACAGTCATGAACTTCGGCGCAAGGCGAAGCACAAAAAATCATccaaggagagaagaaaaaggaGGAGGAAACATTATAGTTCGGAATCAGATACTAGCTCAGATGATGACACTGAATCTAGTGAATCCGATAGTGATTCAGATTCTGATAGAACATCATCCACATATGATAGCTCCTCAAGTGATGACAGGCGGCGCAAGAGGAAGAGATCCAAGAGAGACAAACATAGGCGTGGAAAGAAGGATAGGCGGAGGGAAAAAAGGCGCAAGAGACGTGATAAGCAATCAAAGCGCAAATCAAGAAG GGCATCAGATAGTCTTTCGGGTAGTGAGACTGGAAGTGAAAGTGGTTCTAAAGATAATGATGGTGAGGCTCAAGTGTTGGCCAGGAAGCCTAAAAACTTCG AAAGAAATCAATCTCCTCCAGTTGAGGAGGGTGAAGCTGCTTTAGTTCGTGAAAATAGAGGGGGGTCAACTGACATGTTTGAAGGGGAAGAGGGTGAATTTCCTAAAGAGAATGGAGAGCCTCAAAGCAATGGGATTGGAGTTGAAACTAGATCTCTGAAAAATGCAGATAAACAACCTGATTTAGTGGACGACCACCCTGACAAATCTAG GAGCCGAAGCATGAGTTCTAAAAGAACAATGAGCAAGAGCATGAGCATTAGTCCTAAGAGGAGTTCAAGTGGAGGTCGGAGTGTTAGCCGCAAACGCAGTATGAGCAGGAGTCGAAGTGCTAGCATCAGCGATCAGCGGCAATTACGAAGGAGCAGGAGTATTACCCCTGTTAGAAGTGCTAGCAGCAGGAGCCCTGCTAGAAGTGTGAGTAGAAGTCCAGTGAGGAGCAAAAGAGGAGTAAGTCGCAGTGTGAGTCCTCCAGTGAGAGCCCGGACACGGAGAAGCAGCAGTCCCTCAGCATCTCCACCTAGGAGGCCTACTCGGAGTCCACCTAGAACATCATCTAGGAGGTCTTCATACAAATCAGCAAGTAGAAGTCCAGTCAGATCTTCTCGGAGGAGTTTAAGTAGAAGCCCTTCTCAGCGTCGAAAGAGTGTGAGTAGAAGTCCTGTCCGTTTAACTCGCAGGAGTGTCAGCAGAAGCTCTGGGAGGGCCCCTTCTAAGCGAAGTCCAAGCCGGAGTTCAGGTAGGGCACCCAGCAGAAACAATCGCCGCAGCTATTCAAGAAGTCCTAGAAGTGGAATCCGTAGGGTAAGGTCACCTGTTTTTGATCGTCGCCGAAGCTCATCAAGTCCCTCTGGAGGGGAATCCCCCAAGCGTGTTAGGAGGGGGAGGGGCTTCAGTGAGCGATACTCTTATGTACGCAGATACAGGAGCCGTTCTCCAGATAGGTCACCTGTACGGTCCTACAGATATGGTGGGCGAAGTGACCGTGACAG ATATCCGAGCTATAGAAGATCCCCTAGGCGCTACAGGAGTCCGCCAAGAGGAAGAACTCCTCCAAG ATACAGAGGAAGGAGAAGTAGGAGCCGCAGTCGCAGTGTATCTCATAGTCCAATTCGTTATCGCCGTCGCTACAGCCGTAGCCCTGTTCGCAGCCGATCACCTGTGGATAGATGCCATGGATCACCACGTGTGGAGAGGCGGCGTTCACCTTCTAGGAGTAGGAGCGTATCAGAATCGGAATCATCTCTGGCCTCACAATCTCCAAAGCGGGTTAGCAAAGAGAAGTCAAGGTCCTCCTCTGGGAGTCCCCCAGGGAGGCCAGGCCTGGTTTCATATGGTGATGGCTCTCCCGACTCAGGTCGGGATTAA
- the LOC113764702 gene encoding uncharacterized protein LOC113764702 translates to MKYAPQLLKLRPKVTEDNRVIIERGKRLVLTDGWCKWMNSIPCSERVELCDVMARNLICVLSPEQKDLLPAKRCINALNVPPQVLWWHHPEEGCLKCNVDASLDQEKDVEKDQLKNIKNEHGVDNQNGSKRDGYVGGLFRNWLGHVKGDLFFVMVPDMTNTLQTELIAIRLGLEQFLQQFLEDFDEKQEYTRLIIECDNFRAVRIANHGPDAVRIANHGPHTDGNVHEHGQMYLIYQDAYDNIVALKKRIGEEMCVEIEIAHCKREENKAAHLVVSKGVEEKKLEAYLKKSAVKFAGLNENEVEYIKHKIKKKAWEKTIGLLARSIAKCIEDEEVQKIYHIAF, encoded by the exons ATGAAGTATGCTCCTCAACTTTTGAAACTTAGACCGAAAGTGACTGAGGACAATAGGGTGATAATTGAACGTGGAAAAAGGCTTGTTTTAACGGATGGCTGGTGTAAGTGGATGAACAGCATCCCGTGTTCTGAAAGAGTTGAGTTATGTGATGTGATGGCGAGGAATCTGATCTGTGTATTGTCACCAGAACAAAAGGATCTTCTTCCAGCAAAGAGATGCATCAATGCCTTGAATGTACCACCACAAGTTTTATGGTGGCACCACCCCGAAGAGGGATGTTTGAAGTGCAACGTGGATGCATCCTTGGACCAAGAAAAGGATGTGGAAAAAGatcaattgaaaaatataaagaacGAACATGGCGTGGACAATCAGAATGGCTCCAAAAGAGATGGGTACGTTGGAGGCCTGTTCAGAAATTGGTTGGGCCACGTGAAGGGGGATTTGTTTTTTGTCATGGTTCCTGACATGACGAATACGCTTCAAACAGAATTAATAGCCATTCGACTTGGGTTGGAGCAATTCTTGCAACAATTCTTGGAAGATTTTGATGAAAAACAAGAATACACAAGACTGATTATAGAATGCGATAATTTTAGAGCAGTAAGGATTGCCAACCATGGTCCAGATGCTGTAAGGATTGCCAATCATGGTCCACACACGGATGGCAATGTTCATGAGCATGGGCAGATGTATCTGATATATCAGGATGCCTATGA CAACATTGTGGCATTGAAGAAGCGTATAGGAGAAGAAATGTGTGTTGAAATTGAGATAGCACACTGTAAGCGAGAAGAAAATAAGGCAGCTCATCTGGTGGTTTCTAAAGGCGTAGAGGAGAAAAAGCTTGAAGCTTATTTGAAGAAATCAGCTGTTAAATTTGCTGGATTGAATGAGAATGAGGTTGAGTATATAAAGCataagattaaaaagaaagcaTGGGAGAAAACGATTGGGCTGTTAGCGAGAAGTATAGCTAAATGCATCGAAGATGAGGAAGTGCAAAAAATTTACCACATAGCATTTTGA